Proteins from one Ramlibacter sp. PS4R-6 genomic window:
- the hslO gene encoding Hsp33 family molecular chaperone HslO, whose protein sequence is MSELHRFLFEGLPVRGSIVRLTDSWTDILERRRRSTGGSWPAPVAELVGEMAAAGALMQSNIKFNGALILQVFGDGPVKVAVAEVQHDLSLRATAKVVGPVGGSARLSEMVNVHNKGRCAITLDPRDKFPGQQPYQGTVPLYGDRHEKIEQLSEVLEHYMLQSEQLDTKLILAADEKVAAGLLIQRLPAAGEKNLAGSSVSQENEDQIGVNEDYNRIATLAGSLTRQELLELDVDTVLRRLFWEEKLMRFPSQRPRFACTCSRERVSNMIRGLGREEADSIVAEQGEIDVACDFCGQQYRFDAVDAAQLFTSPGDQPPVSSEKQ, encoded by the coding sequence GTGAGCGAGCTTCATCGTTTCCTGTTCGAGGGGCTGCCCGTGCGCGGCAGCATCGTGCGCCTGACCGACTCGTGGACGGACATCCTGGAGCGGCGGCGGCGCAGCACGGGCGGCTCGTGGCCGGCGCCGGTCGCCGAGCTCGTCGGCGAGATGGCGGCGGCGGGCGCGCTGATGCAATCGAACATCAAGTTCAACGGCGCGCTCATCCTGCAGGTCTTCGGCGACGGGCCCGTCAAGGTGGCGGTCGCCGAGGTGCAGCACGACCTGAGCCTGCGGGCGACGGCCAAGGTGGTCGGCCCGGTCGGCGGCAGTGCGCGCCTGTCCGAGATGGTCAACGTGCACAACAAGGGCCGCTGCGCGATCACGCTCGACCCGCGCGACAAGTTCCCGGGCCAGCAGCCTTACCAGGGCACCGTGCCGCTGTACGGCGACCGCCACGAGAAGATCGAGCAGCTGTCGGAAGTGCTGGAGCACTACATGCTGCAGTCCGAGCAGCTGGACACGAAACTGATCCTCGCGGCCGACGAGAAGGTGGCGGCGGGCCTGTTGATCCAGCGGCTGCCGGCGGCCGGGGAGAAGAACCTCGCGGGGTCGTCGGTGTCGCAGGAAAACGAGGACCAGATCGGCGTCAACGAGGACTACAACCGCATCGCGACGCTGGCCGGCAGCCTCACGCGGCAGGAGCTGCTGGAGCTGGACGTGGACACGGTGCTGCGGCGCCTGTTCTGGGAAGAGAAGCTGATGCGCTTCCCCTCCCAGCGGCCACGGTTCGCCTGCACGTGCAGCCGCGAGCGCGTCTCGAACATGATCCGCGGCCTGGGCCGCGAAGAGGCCGACAGCATCGTCGCGGAACAGGGCGAGATCGACGTGGCCTGCGACTTCTGCGGGCAGCAGTACCGCTTCGACGCCGTCGACGCGGCGCAGCTGTTCACGTCACCGGGCGACCAGCCGCCGGTCAGCAGCGAGAAGCAATGA
- a CDS encoding gamma carbonic anhydrase family protein, protein MAIYEIDGKSPQLGEGAWVADSAQVIGDVVMGPNASVWFGTIVRGDTETIHIGANTNIQDASVLHTDYGIPLVIGNDVTVGHMVMLHGCTIGDNSLVGIGAVVLNGAKIGKNCVVGAGSVVTENKEFPDNSLIVGAPARVVKTLDDEAVGKFARLAVHYVENAQRYRKGFRKIG, encoded by the coding sequence ATGGCCATCTACGAAATCGACGGCAAGTCGCCCCAGCTCGGCGAAGGCGCCTGGGTCGCCGACAGCGCCCAGGTGATCGGCGACGTGGTGATGGGCCCGAACGCCAGCGTGTGGTTCGGCACCATCGTGCGCGGCGACACCGAGACCATCCACATCGGCGCCAACACCAACATCCAGGACGCGTCGGTGCTGCACACCGACTACGGCATCCCGCTGGTCATCGGCAACGATGTGACCGTCGGCCACATGGTCATGCTGCACGGCTGCACCATCGGCGACAACTCGCTGGTCGGCATCGGCGCCGTGGTGCTGAACGGCGCGAAGATCGGCAAGAACTGCGTCGTCGGCGCGGGGAGCGTTGTCACCGAGAACAAGGAGTTCCCCGACAACTCGCTGATCGTCGGCGCGCCGGCGCGCGTGGTGAAGACGCTCGACGACGAAGCCGTCGGCAAGTTCGCGCGCCTGGCCGTGCACTACGTGGAGAACGCCCAGCGTTACCGCAAGGGATTCAGGAAGATCGGCTAG
- a CDS encoding ferritin-like domain-containing protein has protein sequence MELRQRALEVLATAQPLAKAALALELAARAPSLPIAEAAPTPSSPIPGRPARPELIHPAKVPRRSPAKPEGLAALLHAIAHIEFNAINLALDAVWRFDAMPDEFYRDWMRVAGEEAFHFTLLREHLASLGFDYGDFAAHDGLWSMCEKTKDDIVARMALVPRTLEARGLDATPQIQQKLRQAGTPAALRAVEILDVILRDEVGHVAIGNRWYKWLCQREGLEPVAHYAALVERYAAPRLYPPFNEDARRRAGFTDEELAWLME, from the coding sequence ATGGAGCTGCGGCAGCGCGCACTCGAGGTTTTGGCCACGGCCCAGCCGCTGGCCAAGGCGGCGCTGGCGCTGGAGCTGGCGGCCCGGGCGCCGTCGCTGCCCATCGCGGAAGCCGCGCCCACGCCTTCCTCGCCCATCCCCGGCCGCCCTGCCCGGCCCGAGCTCATCCACCCGGCGAAAGTGCCCCGCCGCTCGCCCGCGAAACCCGAAGGCCTGGCCGCGCTGCTGCACGCCATCGCGCACATCGAGTTCAACGCGATCAACCTCGCGCTCGATGCGGTGTGGCGCTTCGATGCGATGCCCGACGAGTTCTACCGGGACTGGATGCGCGTGGCCGGCGAGGAGGCGTTCCACTTCACGCTGCTGCGCGAACACCTGGCGTCGCTGGGCTTCGACTACGGCGACTTCGCCGCGCACGACGGCCTGTGGTCCATGTGCGAGAAAACGAAAGATGACATCGTGGCGCGCATGGCGCTCGTTCCGCGCACGCTCGAAGCGCGCGGCCTCGACGCCACGCCGCAGATCCAGCAGAAGCTGCGGCAGGCCGGCACGCCCGCGGCGCTGCGCGCGGTGGAGATCCTCGACGTGATCCTGCGCGACGAGGTGGGCCACGTCGCCATCGGCAACCGCTGGTACAAGTGGTTGTGCCAGCGCGAGGGGCTGGAGCCGGTCGCGCACTACGCCGCGCTGGTGGAGCGCTACGCGGCGCCCCGGCTGTACCCGCCGTTCAACGAGGACGCGCGCCGGCGCGCGGGCTTCACCGACGAAGAACTGGCGTGGCTGATGGAATGA
- a CDS encoding Bug family tripartite tricarboxylate transporter substrate binding protein produces the protein MPHLSRRALRFAAVLLLSAFALPAFAQAKYPDHPIKLIVPWAPGGTSDTPWRIVAPKLSEQLGQPVVIENRPGAAGTIGAAAVAAAKADGYTLMGTSNVHVISAHLYKSLSYHALDDFIPIGQIAQTCSVLVVHPSLPVNSAREFVAYAKANPGKIDYGTTGNGSGQHLFMASFASMTGITLSHVPYKNVGQAVTELLSGQVKASMPGLSVVSQHIKDGKLRALGVTCAQRSKFMPEVPTLAEAAAPGFDATLREGLMVPKGTPPDVVQRLEAALRTAMEAPDVQQRITGTTNEATFATSEQFSAMLRAEYAKWQRVVKDINLQPE, from the coding sequence TTGCCGCACCTCTCGCGCCGCGCCCTGCGCTTCGCCGCCGTCCTCTTGCTGTCGGCCTTCGCGCTCCCCGCCTTCGCGCAAGCGAAGTACCCGGACCACCCCATCAAGTTGATCGTCCCCTGGGCGCCCGGCGGCACCAGCGACACGCCGTGGCGCATCGTCGCGCCCAAGCTGTCGGAACAGCTCGGCCAGCCGGTGGTGATCGAGAACCGCCCCGGCGCCGCGGGCACCATCGGCGCCGCCGCCGTGGCGGCCGCCAAGGCCGACGGCTACACGCTCATGGGAACGTCCAACGTGCACGTCATCAGCGCGCACCTGTACAAGAGCCTGTCGTACCACGCGCTCGACGACTTCATCCCCATCGGCCAGATCGCGCAGACCTGCTCGGTGCTGGTGGTGCATCCCTCGCTGCCGGTGAACTCGGCACGCGAATTCGTCGCGTACGCCAAGGCGAACCCGGGCAAGATCGACTACGGCACCACGGGCAACGGCTCGGGGCAGCACCTCTTCATGGCCAGCTTCGCCAGCATGACCGGCATCACCCTGAGCCACGTGCCCTACAAGAACGTCGGCCAGGCCGTCACCGAGCTCCTGTCGGGACAGGTCAAGGCATCGATGCCGGGCCTGTCGGTGGTGTCGCAACACATCAAGGACGGCAAATTGCGCGCGCTGGGCGTGACCTGCGCGCAGCGCTCGAAGTTCATGCCCGAGGTGCCGACGCTGGCCGAAGCGGCCGCTCCCGGTTTCGACGCCACGCTGCGCGAAGGGCTGATGGTGCCCAAGGGCACGCCGCCGGACGTGGTGCAGCGGCTCGAAGCCGCGCTGCGCACGGCGATGGAAGCGCCCGATGTGCAGCAGCGCATCACCGGCACGACCAACGAGGCGACCTTCGCGACGTCGGAGCAGTTCTCGGCGATGCTCAGGGCCGAGTACGCCAAGTGGCAGCGCGTCGTGAAGGACATCAACCTGCAGCCCGAATAA
- a CDS encoding sulfatase-like hydrolase/transferase, whose protein sequence is MQPNILFILTDNQGWRDMGIYGNPYFQTPHLDALARSGVMFRRAYASAPMCTPSRDALYTGRYPGRNAIGIREPLAMASLIGDKVGLSPDEPTIVSLLKDKGYATALVGKWHLGYLPTYSPLKIGFDEHFGNKAGSMDYFRHVDAGGNPDMWENDQLVDHSGTYVTELYTNRAIDYIRRNREQPFLLCLFYTAPHWPWEGPNDKAISDSLKGKDNQRNWMETGTSENYSEVMRGLDDGVGRVLAALKETGQDENTLVIFVSDQGGDELADSGHLRRGRLHENGIRVPQLVRWTGVIPPGQVTDQVVVGMDLSATILAAAGAKPAPGWPLDGEDLMPVLLGKKPPYDRRLFWRHHGFPRPGIPEQGAHLDGHWKYYVSGEHEALYDLAADESELHDLKEREPQRFRQLRDTYRAWAAQMLPYKELHE, encoded by the coding sequence ATGCAGCCCAACATCCTGTTCATCCTGACGGACAACCAGGGCTGGCGCGACATGGGGATCTACGGCAACCCCTATTTCCAGACGCCGCACCTCGATGCGCTGGCGCGCAGCGGCGTGATGTTCCGGCGCGCGTATGCGTCCGCGCCCATGTGCACGCCCTCGCGCGATGCGCTCTACACCGGCCGCTACCCGGGCCGAAACGCCATCGGCATCCGCGAGCCGCTGGCCATGGCCAGCCTCATCGGCGACAAGGTGGGCCTTTCGCCCGACGAGCCCACCATCGTCTCGCTGCTGAAGGACAAGGGCTATGCCACGGCGCTCGTCGGCAAGTGGCACCTGGGTTACCTGCCCACGTACAGCCCGCTGAAGATCGGCTTCGACGAGCACTTCGGCAACAAGGCCGGCAGCATGGACTACTTCCGCCACGTGGATGCCGGCGGCAACCCGGACATGTGGGAGAACGACCAGCTCGTGGACCACAGCGGCACCTACGTCACGGAGCTGTACACCAACCGCGCGATCGACTACATCCGCCGCAACCGCGAGCAGCCCTTCCTGCTGTGCCTGTTCTACACCGCGCCGCACTGGCCCTGGGAAGGGCCGAACGACAAGGCCATCAGCGACTCGCTGAAAGGCAAGGACAACCAGCGCAACTGGATGGAGACGGGCACCAGCGAGAACTACTCGGAGGTGATGCGCGGCCTGGACGACGGCGTGGGGCGCGTACTCGCCGCGCTGAAGGAAACGGGGCAGGACGAGAACACGCTGGTGATTTTCGTTAGCGACCAGGGCGGCGACGAGCTCGCCGACTCCGGCCACCTGCGCCGCGGACGCCTGCACGAAAACGGCATCCGCGTGCCGCAGCTGGTGCGCTGGACGGGCGTGATACCGCCCGGGCAGGTCACGGACCAGGTGGTGGTGGGCATGGACCTGTCGGCGACCATCCTCGCGGCGGCAGGGGCGAAGCCCGCGCCGGGATGGCCGCTCGACGGCGAAGACCTGATGCCCGTGCTGCTGGGGAAGAAGCCGCCGTACGACCGGCGCCTGTTCTGGCGCCATCACGGCTTTCCGCGGCCCGGCATCCCCGAACAGGGCGCGCACCTCGATGGCCACTGGAAGTACTACGTGTCGGGCGAACACGAGGCGCTCTACGACCTGGCCGCGGACGAAAGCGAGCTGCACGACCTGAAGGAGCGCGAGCCGCAGCGGTTCCGGCAGCTGCGCGACACCTACCGCGCATGGGCCGCGCAGATGCTCCCGTACAAGGAACTGCATGAGTGA
- a CDS encoding MmgE/PrpD family protein, whose protein sequence is MSDARAASAAALAQLAAWAAQARLADMPATVVQRAALVLADDLAAMVAARDEPEVAAAHARILARDAAREATVFRGGAARTERTWAAVANGIAADWMELDEGYRPVPCHAGLYVLPALLAEAEATNLPLGEVLRCLVLGYEITTRLARAWQLKAPNIQPHGRFSAIGAAAAIALARGHDEHTLAAALGSAVTLSGLSPRTHLAEGTLSRNVWPAAGAWAGTMAVEWAECGIGGALTAFHDGYSTLLGGECDPKVLTHALGADWAVLAGYTKTYACCQHLHSAVEAALACNIDTLEAIDAIEVQSHPLALQLTDARPRTTLGAKFSMPHAIAAVLVHHSAGPEAFAASTLDDERIARMRPLVRMSAFEPLPQPPHDRPARVTVRLRDGRTLSSECLSALGSPDRPLDADAVFAKVAQLASPVYPHMAKVLRDAPHHLSQGWRDIVARFA, encoded by the coding sequence ATGAGTGACGCGCGCGCGGCGAGCGCGGCCGCGCTCGCGCAGCTCGCCGCCTGGGCCGCGCAGGCGCGCCTGGCCGACATGCCCGCCACCGTCGTCCAGCGTGCGGCGCTCGTGCTCGCCGACGACCTCGCCGCGATGGTCGCGGCGCGCGACGAACCCGAAGTGGCAGCTGCGCACGCACGCATCCTCGCGCGCGACGCGGCGCGCGAAGCAACGGTGTTTCGCGGCGGCGCTGCCCGCACGGAGCGCACCTGGGCCGCCGTGGCCAACGGCATCGCCGCCGACTGGATGGAGCTGGACGAAGGCTACCGGCCCGTGCCCTGCCATGCCGGCCTGTACGTGCTGCCCGCGCTGCTCGCCGAGGCCGAGGCAACAAACCTGCCGTTGGGCGAGGTGCTGCGCTGCCTCGTGCTGGGCTACGAGATCACGACGCGCCTGGCACGCGCGTGGCAATTGAAGGCGCCCAACATCCAGCCGCACGGGCGCTTCAGCGCGATCGGCGCGGCGGCCGCCATCGCCCTCGCGCGCGGGCACGACGAGCACACGCTCGCGGCGGCGCTGGGCAGCGCCGTGACGCTCAGCGGCCTGTCGCCGCGCACGCACCTGGCCGAGGGCACGCTCTCGCGCAACGTGTGGCCAGCCGCGGGCGCGTGGGCCGGCACGATGGCCGTCGAATGGGCCGAGTGCGGGATCGGCGGCGCGCTCACCGCTTTCCACGACGGCTACAGCACGCTGTTGGGCGGCGAGTGCGACCCGAAGGTCCTCACCCACGCGCTGGGAGCCGACTGGGCCGTCCTCGCGGGCTACACCAAGACGTATGCGTGCTGCCAGCACCTGCACTCCGCGGTCGAAGCCGCGCTGGCTTGCAACATCGACACCCTCGAGGCGATCGATGCCATCGAAGTGCAGTCGCACCCCCTGGCGCTGCAGCTCACCGATGCGCGGCCCCGCACCACGCTGGGCGCGAAGTTCTCGATGCCGCACGCGATCGCCGCCGTGCTGGTGCACCACAGCGCGGGGCCCGAAGCATTTGCCGCATCGACGCTGGATGACGAGCGGATCGCGCGGATGCGCCCGCTGGTGCGCATGTCCGCTTTCGAGCCCCTGCCGCAGCCGCCACATGACCGGCCGGCGCGCGTGACGGTGCGCTTGCGCGATGGACGCACGCTCTCGTCGGAATGCCTGAGCGCGCTGGGCAGCCCCGACCGTCCGCTCGACGCGGATGCCGTGTTCGCCAAGGTGGCGCAGCTCGCCTCGCCGGTCTATCCCCACATGGCCAAGGTGCTGCGCGACGCGCCCCACCACCTGTCGCAAGGCTGGCGCGACATCGTCGCGCGATTCGCTTAA
- a CDS encoding class I adenylate-forming enzyme family protein, with product MTRILTLSDAVAAHARLYPHKMGAHDSRRDLTYRQWDERASRLASGLLATGLVPGDRVVLLAYNCIEWMEIYVALARCGLVAVPVNFRLTAPEIAYIANNAEAGALIAGEEFRDLVDSIRAELPMGRMNKSRCVVIGGEAPGWTSYESLIEAGNPKHVFPRIDPDSMCALMYTSGTTGRPKGAIRSHAGSSLIALATALEMGFTRDDKALLVMPLCHANSLYFGTTFIHLGATIVIDDRRSFDPEALVAALAKDRITFTSLVPTHYIMVLALPEEVKRKYDVASVGKLMISSAPARRDTKLGILEFFSNGKLYELYGSTEHGWVTLLRPEEQLAKLGSVGREWAGSGAIRILDEKGNEVPDGEVGELYSRTAYVFDGYWRNPEKTAEAFRGDWCSVGDMARRDEDGYIWLVDRKSNMIISGGENVYPSEVEGVIGAHAKVKDVAVIGVPHEKWGESVHAVVVLHESETASADEIRKWCRERLAGFKCPTAVTFMPDADMPRTGTGKILHRVLRQRIAGA from the coding sequence ATGACGCGAATCCTGACCCTTTCCGACGCCGTTGCCGCCCATGCCCGGCTGTATCCCCACAAGATGGGCGCCCATGATTCGCGTCGCGATCTCACGTATCGCCAGTGGGACGAGCGGGCCAGCCGCCTGGCTTCCGGCTTGCTGGCCACGGGGTTGGTGCCCGGCGACCGGGTGGTCCTGCTCGCCTACAACTGCATCGAATGGATGGAGATCTACGTGGCGCTGGCCCGTTGCGGGCTGGTGGCGGTGCCTGTCAACTTCCGGTTGACCGCCCCCGAGATCGCCTACATCGCCAACAACGCCGAAGCAGGGGCACTGATCGCCGGCGAGGAATTCCGCGACCTGGTGGACTCGATCCGCGCGGAGTTGCCCATGGGCCGGATGAACAAGTCGCGCTGCGTCGTGATCGGGGGCGAGGCACCGGGCTGGACTTCGTACGAATCGCTGATCGAGGCCGGCAACCCGAAGCATGTTTTCCCGCGCATCGACCCCGACAGCATGTGCGCGCTGATGTACACGTCGGGCACCACGGGCCGGCCCAAGGGCGCGATCCGCAGCCATGCGGGCAGCAGCCTCATCGCGCTGGCGACGGCGCTCGAGATGGGTTTCACGCGCGACGACAAGGCGCTGCTCGTCATGCCCTTGTGCCACGCCAATTCGCTGTACTTCGGCACGACATTCATCCACCTGGGCGCGACGATCGTGATCGACGACCGCCGCAGCTTCGACCCCGAGGCGCTCGTGGCTGCGCTGGCGAAAGACCGCATCACCTTCACGTCGCTCGTGCCCACGCACTACATCATGGTGCTGGCCCTGCCGGAGGAAGTGAAGCGCAAGTACGACGTGGCGAGCGTCGGCAAGCTGATGATCTCGTCCGCTCCCGCGCGCCGGGACACCAAGCTGGGCATCCTGGAGTTCTTCAGCAACGGCAAGCTGTACGAGCTGTACGGCTCCACCGAGCACGGCTGGGTCACGCTCCTGCGCCCCGAAGAGCAACTGGCCAAGCTCGGCTCCGTCGGTCGCGAATGGGCAGGCAGCGGCGCGATCCGCATCCTCGACGAGAAAGGCAACGAAGTGCCCGACGGCGAAGTGGGCGAACTCTACTCGCGCACGGCCTATGTCTTCGACGGCTACTGGCGCAACCCCGAAAAAACGGCCGAGGCTTTCCGCGGCGACTGGTGCAGCGTGGGCGACATGGCCCGCCGTGACGAGGACGGCTACATCTGGCTCGTCGACCGCAAGAGCAACATGATCATCTCCGGCGGCGAGAACGTGTACCCGTCGGAGGTGGAAGGCGTGATCGGCGCGCACGCGAAAGTGAAGGACGTGGCAGTGATCGGCGTGCCGCACGAGAAGTGGGGCGAGTCGGTGCACGCGGTGGTCGTGCTGCACGAAAGCGAGACGGCATCCGCCGACGAGATCCGCAAGTGGTGCCGCGAGCGCCTGGCCGGCTTCAAGTGCCCGACGGCCGTGACCTTCATGCCGGATGCGGACATGCCGCGCACGGGCACGGGCAAGATCCTGCACCGCGTGCTGCGGCAGCGGATCGCGGGGGCTTAA
- a CDS encoding thiamine pyrophosphate-binding protein, with amino-acid sequence MPPPVTDNCSAAVIARFLKARGVKRVYALCGGHIMPTWMRLDAEGIRIVDVRDERAAIYMAHAEAQLNGGFGVALVTAGPGVTNAMTGIANAHVAKVPLLVLSGTPPRAQENRGALQDMVHTDLVRSITRYARTVREPALVLQELDEAVSRALGEGGEPGPVYLDFPVDTLRAEPPAAVLLQEHFEGKPAPRIAPDPEQVKAAVDLLFSAKRPLFISGRGAKGAGAALSALLERLGAAYLDTGESRGLVPEEHPSVVAAMRGLVMGQADLVVTVGRRLDFQLAYGSPAVYGDAKFLRIADCAGELRDNRRGAVELFATPQLALEAILKAAGDRRGTADRDWLKGLRDKHEERSKKLAVSLKQAPAGSDGRMHPNRAVAALRDALPQDAIVVADGGDFLSFARVGLPASTYLDPGSLGCIGVGTPFGIAASLARPNQTVVVATGDGAFGFNAMEIDTAVRHKAPVLIAVANNGSWAIEVRDQQETHGKVVGTRLQYADHAAMARAFGMHAERVEKAEDLPGAIDRAMANRPALLDIVVTPEAASSDAKSGLAWVPDLQPLEAWDEAEKKWRSAANHG; translated from the coding sequence ATGCCCCCGCCCGTGACCGACAACTGTTCCGCCGCCGTCATCGCCCGCTTCCTCAAGGCGCGCGGCGTCAAGCGCGTCTACGCCCTGTGCGGCGGGCACATCATGCCGACGTGGATGCGGCTGGACGCCGAAGGCATCCGCATCGTCGACGTGCGCGACGAGCGCGCCGCCATCTACATGGCACACGCGGAAGCGCAGTTGAACGGCGGCTTCGGCGTGGCTCTTGTCACGGCAGGCCCGGGCGTGACGAACGCGATGACCGGCATCGCGAACGCGCACGTGGCCAAGGTGCCCCTGCTCGTGCTGTCCGGCACGCCGCCGCGCGCGCAGGAAAACCGCGGCGCCTTGCAGGACATGGTGCACACCGACCTGGTCCGCTCGATCACACGCTATGCGCGCACGGTGCGCGAGCCGGCCCTCGTGCTGCAGGAGCTCGACGAGGCCGTGTCGCGCGCGCTGGGCGAAGGCGGCGAGCCCGGCCCCGTGTACCTCGACTTCCCTGTCGACACCTTGCGTGCCGAGCCGCCCGCTGCCGTGCTGCTGCAGGAGCACTTCGAGGGCAAGCCCGCGCCGCGCATCGCGCCGGACCCCGAGCAGGTGAAGGCCGCCGTCGACCTGCTCTTCTCCGCGAAACGGCCCCTCTTCATCTCGGGCCGCGGCGCGAAGGGCGCGGGCGCCGCGCTGTCCGCGTTGCTCGAACGCCTGGGCGCCGCGTACCTGGACACCGGCGAAAGCCGCGGGCTCGTGCCCGAGGAACATCCGTCGGTCGTCGCGGCGATGCGCGGCTTGGTCATGGGGCAGGCCGACCTCGTCGTCACCGTCGGCCGCCGGCTGGACTTCCAGCTGGCCTATGGCTCGCCCGCCGTCTACGGCGACGCGAAGTTCCTGCGCATCGCGGATTGCGCGGGCGAGCTGCGCGACAACCGCCGCGGCGCGGTCGAGCTGTTCGCCACGCCGCAGCTGGCGCTCGAAGCGATCCTCAAGGCCGCCGGCGACCGCCGTGGCACGGCCGACCGCGATTGGCTGAAGGGCCTGCGCGACAAGCACGAGGAGCGCTCGAAGAAGCTCGCCGTGTCGCTGAAGCAGGCGCCGGCCGGCAGCGACGGCCGCATGCATCCCAACCGCGCCGTGGCCGCGCTGCGCGACGCCTTGCCGCAAGACGCCATCGTCGTCGCCGACGGCGGCGACTTCCTCAGCTTCGCGCGCGTCGGCCTGCCCGCGTCCACCTACCTCGACCCGGGCTCGCTCGGCTGCATCGGCGTGGGCACGCCTTTCGGCATCGCGGCCAGCCTGGCGCGCCCGAACCAGACGGTGGTCGTCGCCACGGGCGACGGCGCCTTCGGCTTCAACGCGATGGAGATCGACACGGCCGTGCGCCACAAGGCGCCGGTGCTCATCGCCGTGGCCAACAACGGCTCATGGGCCATCGAAGTACGCGACCAGCAGGAAACGCACGGCAAGGTGGTGGGCACGCGCCTGCAGTACGCCGACCATGCGGCGATGGCGCGCGCTTTCGGCATGCATGCCGAGCGCGTCGAGAAGGCCGAGGACCTGCCCGGCGCGATCGACCGCGCCATGGCCAACCGCCCCGCCCTGCTCGACATCGTCGTCACGCCCGAAGCCGCTTCATCCGATGCCAAGTCGGGCCTGGCGTGGGTGCCCGACCTGCAGCCGCTGGAAGCGTGGGACGAGGCGGAAAAGAAATGGCGGTCGGCCGCCAATCACGGCTAG
- a CDS encoding GntR family transcriptional regulator has translation MKLLAAQPKLVELVQDAILAEIASGKLRPGARIIQEQIAQGLGVSRQPVQQALLVLRNLGVLREAPGRGLQVAPLDLDHIRNMYDMRAVIEGLAFRKAAERNARRAAEEGASYIDDGRAAVAASDMARMIEADMAFHSFIYELSGNPLVAPTMESHWTNTQRVMGEVLMRDERPRDIWDQHEELLQAVVAGDGKKAERLARQHIEQAADFMIDRLKREAARAN, from the coding sequence ATGAAGTTGCTCGCAGCCCAACCGAAGCTGGTGGAGCTGGTCCAGGACGCGATCCTGGCCGAGATCGCTTCGGGCAAGCTGCGCCCCGGCGCGCGCATCATCCAGGAGCAGATCGCGCAGGGGCTGGGCGTGTCGCGCCAGCCGGTGCAGCAGGCGCTGCTGGTGCTGCGCAACCTGGGCGTGCTGCGCGAGGCGCCGGGCCGCGGGCTGCAGGTCGCGCCGCTGGACCTGGACCACATCCGCAACATGTACGACATGCGCGCCGTCATCGAAGGCCTGGCCTTCCGCAAGGCGGCCGAACGCAACGCGCGGCGCGCAGCCGAAGAAGGCGCTTCCTACATCGACGACGGCCGCGCGGCGGTCGCGGCCAGCGACATGGCGCGCATGATCGAGGCCGACATGGCCTTCCACTCGTTCATCTATGAGCTGTCGGGCAACCCGCTCGTCGCTCCCACCATGGAATCGCACTGGACCAACACGCAGCGCGTGATGGGCGAGGTGCTGATGCGCGACGAGCGGCCGCGCGACATCTGGGACCAGCACGAGGAACTGCTGCAGGCGGTGGTCGCCGGCGACGGCAAGAAGGCCGAGCGCCTCGCGCGCCAGCACATCGAGCAGGCCGCCGACTTCATGATCGA